One genomic window of Punica granatum isolate Tunisia-2019 chromosome 1, ASM765513v2, whole genome shotgun sequence includes the following:
- the LOC116192371 gene encoding S-adenosylmethionine synthase 3 yields the protein METFLFTSESVNEGHPDKICDQVSDAILDACLEQDPESKVACETCTKTNMVMVFGEITTKAKVDYEKIVRDTCRGIGFVSADVGLDADKCKVLVNIEQQSPDIAQGVHGHLTKKPEEIGAGDQGHMFGYATDETPELMPLTHVLATKLGARLTEVRKNKTCPWLRPDGKTQVTVEYRNDGGAMVPLRVHTVLISTQHDEGVTNDKIAEDLKEHVIKPVIPEQYLDPNTIFHLNPSGRFVIGGPHGDAGLTGRKIIIDTYGGWGAHGGGAFSGKDPTKVDRSGAYIARQAAKSVVASGLARRCIVQVSYAIGVPEPLSVFVDTYKTGKIPDKDILALIKENFDFRPGMISINLDLMRGGNFRYQKTAAYGHFGRDDPDFTWETVKLLKPKA from the coding sequence ATGGAAACTTTCCTATTCACCTCGGAATCCGTCAATGAGGGTCACCCGGACAAAATCTGTGACCAGGTGTCTGATGCAATCCTCGATGCCTGCCTCGAGCAGGACCCCGAGAGCAAGGTCGCGTGTGAGACCTGCACCAAGACCAACATGGTCATGGTCTTCGGGGAGATCACCACCAAGGCCAAGGTGGACTACGAAAAGATTGTCCGAGACACTTGCAGAGGGATCGGGTTTGTGTCGGCTGATGTAGGGCTCGATGCTGACAAGTGCAAGGTGCTTGTCAATATCGAACAGCAGAGTCCAGATATTGCCCAGGGGGTCCATGGCCACCTCACCAAGAAACCCGAGGAGATAGGGGCCGGAGATCAGGGCCACATGTTTGGGTACGCTACCGATGAGACCCCTGAGCTCATGCCCCTGACACATGTCCTGGCAACGAAGCTGGGGGCGAGACTGACAGAAGTAAGGAAGAACAAGACTTGTCCATGGCTCCGGCCCGATGGTAAGACTCAGGTGACGGTAGAGTACCGGAATGATGGTGGAGCCATGGTCCCCCTGCGGGTCCACACTGTTTTGATCTCAACCCAGCATGATGAGGGTGTTACGAACGACAAGATTGCAGAGGACCTTAAGGAGCATGTGATTAAGCCGGTCATCCCGGAACAATACCTGGACCCAAACACAATATTCCACCTGAACCCATCGGGGCGGTTTGTGATCGGTGGGCCCCATGGGGATGCAGGCCTTACGGGGAGGAAGATCATCATAGACACCTATGGTGGATGGGGAGCCCATGGTGGTGGGGCCTTCTCGGGAAAGGACCCCACTAAGGTGGACAGGAGCGGGGCCTATATCGCGAGGCAGGCTGCTAAGAGTGTTGTGGCCTCTGGCCTTGCACGAAGGTGCATTGTTCAGGTCTCCTACGCAATCGGAGTTCCAGAGCCGCTGTCTGTGTTTGTGGACACTTACAAGACCGGGAAGATTCCTGACAAAGACATCCTTGCATTGATCAAGGAGAACTTTGACTTCAGGCCGGGGATGATCTCGATCAACCTCGACTTGATGAGGGGTGGCAACTTCAGGTACCAGAAGACTGCCGCTTATGGGCACTTTGGTCGGGATGACCCCGACTTCACCTGGGAGACTGTGAAGCTCCTCAAGCCCAAGGCATAG